The Accipiter gentilis chromosome 7, bAccGen1.1, whole genome shotgun sequence genome includes a region encoding these proteins:
- the GABARAPL2 gene encoding gamma-aminobutyric acid receptor-associated protein-like 2, producing the protein MKWMFKEDHALEHRCVESAKIRAKYPDRVPVIVEKVSGSQIVDIDKRKYLVPSDITVAQFMWIIRKRIQLPSEKAIFLFVDKTVPQSSLTMGQLYEKEKDEDGFLYVAYSGENTFGF; encoded by the exons ATGAAGTGGATGTTCAAGGAGGACCACGCGCTGG AGCACAGATGTGTCGAGTCGGCAAAAATCCGAGCCAAATACCCTGACCGTGTCCCG GTCATAGTGGAGAAGGTCTCAGGATCTCAGATTGTTGATATCGACAAGAGGAAGTACTTAGTTCCATCTGACATCACCGTGGCTCAGTTCATGTGGATCATCAGGAAGAGGATTCAACTGCCATCTGAGAAAGCAATATTCCTCTTTGTAGACAAGACTGTCCCACAATCCAG CTTAACTATGGGACAACTTTATGAGAAGGAAAAGGATGAGGATGGATTCTTGTATGTTGCCTACAGCGGAGAGAACACATTTGGTTTCTGA